The Prochlorococcus sp. MIT 1300 genome has a window encoding:
- a CDS encoding ATP-dependent DNA helicase, which translates to MKNNEGESLSDNLKGEVYKVLIRKIPPKHHSEHLEDLVNALMNAVSRGELGISFNGEIPLIEPKATGWPEAHIEALRKSGWLNGNNPPMVITNQTLRWHRWHIEISNIINCLKAKVELKESTLDNISLENCPAENSRLNREQRKAILAISNEKLILLSGGPGTGKTTTIVGMLERAFFSKKQLRVALAAPTGKAARRLQDALQKGINELPIEMQENLFGLKCNTLHRLLEAKKNSFGKNNLDQLPIDLLVVDEMSMVDISLLQALLAALPIKARLVLVGDPNQLPPVSGGSIWDELLESELRQNFPTCVIHLKEVHRNRGAIAKCSKVLIEKGLKDFTRELCRTTKSENIELHTAKPGYIPSLITKHLKSHCKKLSDLALNLDFQPDIHEYKSHSNVNAELLINTLNQLMILSPKRKGLWGVNEIHQSILGPTWNEGPAQWPVGTPVICGENQPELDLANGDIGVIIKTGMGKRLLFKVINNEGDSFIKLFHPARLKSVEPSLSITIHKSQGSEASQVIILLPEYLINNDSAYNTKKVPNYQEKLLYTAITRATQKVDLFLPDTISLDKFK; encoded by the coding sequence ATGAAAAATAATGAAGGAGAGAGCTTATCCGATAATTTAAAAGGTGAAGTGTATAAGGTTTTAATAAGGAAAATACCTCCAAAGCATCATTCTGAACATCTTGAAGACTTAGTAAATGCTCTTATGAATGCAGTTTCTAGAGGTGAGCTTGGTATAAGTTTTAACGGGGAAATACCCTTAATTGAACCAAAAGCTACTGGTTGGCCAGAAGCACATATAGAGGCACTTAGAAAGAGTGGTTGGCTTAATGGAAATAATCCACCTATGGTCATAACAAATCAAACGTTAAGATGGCATAGGTGGCATATAGAAATTAGCAATATTATTAATTGTCTTAAAGCGAAAGTGGAATTAAAAGAATCTACTTTAGATAATATCTCATTAGAAAACTGTCCCGCAGAAAATTCAAGACTTAACCGAGAACAGAGAAAAGCTATTCTTGCAATCTCCAATGAAAAATTAATCCTACTGAGTGGAGGCCCTGGAACTGGTAAAACTACTACTATTGTCGGAATGCTAGAAAGAGCATTCTTCTCTAAAAAACAACTTAGAGTTGCTCTTGCTGCTCCAACAGGCAAGGCAGCTAGACGGTTACAAGATGCGCTGCAAAAAGGGATTAATGAATTACCAATTGAAATGCAAGAAAACTTATTTGGTCTTAAATGTAATACTTTGCACAGATTGTTAGAAGCTAAAAAAAATAGTTTTGGAAAAAATAATCTTGACCAGCTGCCTATCGACCTTCTAGTAGTTGACGAGATGTCAATGGTGGATATCTCTCTTCTTCAAGCCTTGCTAGCCGCTTTGCCGATTAAAGCCAGATTAGTTTTAGTAGGTGATCCAAATCAATTACCCCCAGTATCAGGTGGTTCGATATGGGATGAGCTTTTAGAAAGTGAGCTAAGGCAAAACTTTCCTACTTGCGTTATACACCTTAAAGAGGTTCATAGAAATAGAGGTGCCATAGCAAAATGCAGCAAAGTTCTCATAGAAAAGGGTTTGAAGGATTTTACTAGAGAACTATGCAGAACGACTAAGTCTGAAAATATAGAATTACATACTGCCAAGCCAGGTTATATTCCTTCTCTAATAACCAAACACCTTAAAAGTCACTGCAAGAAACTTTCAGATTTAGCCTTGAATTTAGATTTTCAACCAGATATCCACGAATATAAATCCCATTCCAATGTTAATGCAGAGTTACTTATTAACACATTGAATCAACTAATGATCTTGTCTCCAAAAAGAAAGGGGCTATGGGGAGTAAATGAAATCCACCAATCTATTCTAGGTCCAACATGGAATGAAGGACCAGCCCAATGGCCAGTAGGTACTCCTGTAATTTGTGGAGAGAATCAACCCGAGTTAGATCTTGCTAATGGTGATATAGGAGTTATAATAAAAACAGGTATGGGAAAACGTCTTCTATTCAAAGTAATAAACAATGAAGGCGACTCCTTCATAAAGCTTTTTCATCCAGCAAGATTAAAATCCGTCGAACCCTCTCTTTCAATTACGATTCACAAGTCACAAGGAAGTGAGGCTTCACAAGTAATAATACTTTTACCAGAATATCTTATTAATAATGATTCGGCCTATAACACAAAGAAAGTTCCTAATTACCAAGAAAAATTATTATATACTGCAATAACTAGGGCTACACAAAAGGTAGACCTTTTCCTTCCTGATACAATCTCTTTGGATAAGTTCAAGTAG
- a CDS encoding DEAD/DEAH box helicase produces MTNTTTHEEVSCSVVESFESTPSDQGKTQPQPSKSKSIEKVDGQNTDSIPGEATEDDSVESNSSGFEGFGFSPQLLKTLEKKGYKEPSPIQAAAFPELMLGRDLVGQAQTGTGKTAAFALPLLERLQESGKFPQILVLAPTRELAMQVADSFKAYAAGHPHLKVLAVYGGADFRNQINTLKRGVNVVVGTPGRVMDHMRQGTLNTSELKTLVLDEADEMLRMGFIDDVEWILEQLPEDRQMVLFSATMPNEIRRLSKKYLNDPAEITIKAKTNEPRLIRQRYITLQNSYKLEILNRVLEAVTGEGVIIFARTKLITITVAESLEAAGHDVAVLNGDVPQNQRERTVERLRKGTVNVLVATDVAARGLDVDRIGLVINYDIPFDSEAYIHRIGRTGRAGRSGEAILFVNYREKRFIGTLERAVGTSIEPMEIPDNAAINKNRLERLQKRLHTWATEGREQKEETALLKQLLKQTSEELELSYEDLSLAALNLAIGSEPLLVQSDERWLKESTQRLRRKEGSLGRRNERTLRGPDENMERFRVEVGHRDRVKPGNLVGAIANESGLHGRMIGRIQIFDTFSLVDLPKGMPEDIFDCLKRLKVMNRELRIQRDSHENRQG; encoded by the coding sequence ATGACTAATACAACAACACACGAGGAAGTCTCGTGCTCAGTAGTTGAGAGTTTTGAATCTACCCCCAGCGATCAAGGTAAAACGCAACCGCAGCCAAGCAAAAGCAAAAGCATCGAAAAGGTTGACGGGCAAAACACAGATTCAATTCCTGGAGAAGCTACAGAAGATGATTCCGTTGAATCCAACTCATCAGGGTTCGAAGGTTTTGGATTCAGTCCACAATTATTAAAGACACTAGAAAAAAAAGGGTATAAAGAGCCTTCTCCTATTCAGGCAGCAGCATTTCCTGAGTTGATGCTCGGAAGAGACTTGGTTGGCCAAGCACAAACAGGAACTGGCAAGACAGCTGCTTTCGCCTTGCCTCTTCTTGAACGGCTACAAGAAAGTGGGAAGTTTCCTCAAATTTTAGTTTTAGCTCCTACTCGGGAGCTAGCGATGCAAGTTGCAGACTCATTCAAGGCATACGCAGCCGGCCATCCGCATCTAAAAGTACTCGCTGTCTATGGAGGAGCTGATTTCCGCAATCAAATAAACACCTTAAAAAGAGGAGTCAATGTAGTTGTAGGAACACCTGGAAGAGTTATGGATCATATGCGGCAAGGAACATTGAATACATCTGAATTAAAGACACTCGTCCTAGATGAAGCAGATGAAATGTTGCGAATGGGTTTCATCGACGATGTCGAGTGGATTTTGGAACAGCTGCCGGAAGATAGGCAGATGGTTCTTTTTTCGGCAACAATGCCGAATGAAATTCGCAGGCTATCCAAAAAATACCTAAATGATCCAGCAGAGATCACAATCAAAGCCAAAACCAATGAGCCAAGGCTTATAAGACAGAGATATATAACACTTCAAAATAGCTATAAGCTAGAAATTTTAAATAGAGTTCTAGAAGCAGTAACTGGTGAAGGGGTAATCATATTTGCGCGCACAAAACTAATCACAATAACTGTTGCAGAATCCCTAGAGGCAGCAGGACATGATGTTGCCGTTCTAAACGGAGATGTCCCACAAAATCAACGCGAAAGAACGGTAGAACGATTAAGGAAGGGAACGGTCAATGTATTAGTTGCGACAGATGTTGCAGCCCGAGGATTAGACGTTGATCGTATCGGTCTGGTTATTAACTACGATATCCCCTTTGATAGTGAAGCCTATATTCACCGTATTGGTCGTACTGGAAGAGCAGGCAGAAGTGGTGAGGCGATTTTATTCGTAAACTATAGAGAAAAACGTTTTATAGGAACACTCGAAAGAGCTGTGGGAACTTCTATCGAGCCAATGGAGATCCCAGACAACGCAGCTATAAACAAAAACCGACTTGAGAGACTCCAGAAACGTCTTCACACCTGGGCAACTGAAGGTAGAGAGCAGAAAGAAGAAACAGCCTTGCTCAAGCAGCTTCTTAAACAAACATCAGAAGAATTAGAGTTAAGTTATGAAGATCTATCCTTAGCAGCTTTAAACCTAGCTATTGGTTCAGAGCCTCTGTTAGTTCAGTCAGATGAACGCTGGTTAAAAGAATCAACCCAACGATTGAGAAGAAAGGAAGGGAGTCTTGGGCGAAGGAACGAACGGACGTTAAGGGGCCCCGATGAGAATATGGAACGGTTCAGAGTGGAGGTGGGTCATCGTGATCGTGTTAAACCAGGCAACCTTGTAGGGGCTATAGCAAATGAATCAGGGCTCCACGGGCGAATGATTGGAAGGATTCAAATCTTTGATACCTTCAGCTTGGTAGACCTGCCGAAAGGAATGCCAGAAGATATTTTTGATTGCCTTAAACGTTTAAAAGTTATGAACCGTGAGTTACGCATCCAAAGAGATTCTCATGAGAATAGGCAAGGATAG
- a CDS encoding RNA-binding protein: MTIYIGNLSFQAEQEDLLDLFSQYGEVKQCSLPLDRETGRKRGFAFVEMTNEADEQKAIDDLQDVEWMGRMIRVNKATPRERSGGNRGGYQGGGGGGGGGRW, from the coding sequence ATGACCATTTACATAGGAAACTTGTCTTTCCAAGCAGAACAAGAAGATCTTCTCGATCTCTTCAGTCAGTACGGAGAAGTCAAACAATGCAGCCTCCCTCTAGATAGGGAAACAGGCAGAAAGCGAGGTTTTGCCTTTGTAGAAATGACTAATGAGGCTGATGAACAAAAGGCAATCGATGATCTTCAGGATGTTGAATGGATGGGGCGGATGATAAGGGTTAACAAAGCAACCCCACGGGAACGCTCTGGTGGTAATCGTGGGGGATACCAGGGTGGCGGCGGCGGCGGCGGCGGCGGTCGATGGTGA
- a CDS encoding ABC transporter ATP-binding protein: MSNQIPKPRGAKQSSLRRLIRSLKSQKRLIIAAISCSTLNKFFDLAPPVLIGLAVDVVARENNSWLAGLGFSTVPTQLTLLALVSFFIWSAESLFEYLYGLLWRNLAQSTQHNLRLRAYEHIQKLEMEFFESDSTGRLLTILNDDINQLERFLDHGANQILQLIVTVFLVGGAMAALAPKVAFLAFIPIPIILWGSINFQKLLAPRYKEVREKAGDLAALISNNLGGMLTIKSFTTESWELQRLSKESEDYKTSNKQAIRLSAAFIPLIRFAILFAFLAILVIGGLQTWKGEMAIGTYSFLVFITQRLLWPLTTLGNTLDEYQRSMASANRVLSLIDRPIRIYSGKRRLNQENVDGSIEFQNVSFKYIDREILFENFNLCIPKGQTLGVVGSTGCGKSTLVKLLLRLYPISSGKILVDGIPIDTINLTDLRRSIALVSQEVFLFHGTIAENIAYGNNNASLTDIKKAAELAEASEFINILPKKYHTLVGERGQRLSGGQRQRIALARAILKDSPILILDEATASVDNETEAAIQRSIAKITANRTTIVIAHRLSTVRHADHIIVLENGKLLEQGSHDLLLKEKNAYFDLWRVQAGLASKKSND, translated from the coding sequence ATGTCAAATCAAATTCCCAAACCCAGGGGAGCAAAACAGAGCTCACTCAGAAGACTTATAAGAAGCCTTAAGTCTCAAAAAAGATTAATCATTGCAGCGATTAGCTGCTCAACTCTAAATAAGTTCTTCGACTTGGCACCTCCAGTCTTAATTGGCCTAGCCGTAGATGTAGTAGCAAGAGAAAATAATTCCTGGTTGGCTGGACTAGGTTTTTCCACTGTTCCGACCCAGCTTACTTTACTTGCCTTAGTATCATTTTTTATATGGAGTGCAGAATCATTATTTGAATATTTATATGGTCTCTTATGGCGTAATTTAGCACAATCAACTCAACACAATCTTCGTTTAAGAGCTTATGAGCATATACAGAAGCTAGAGATGGAATTTTTCGAATCTGACAGTACAGGACGCCTATTAACAATATTAAATGATGATATAAACCAGCTCGAAAGGTTCCTAGATCATGGCGCGAATCAAATTCTCCAACTAATTGTCACTGTATTTCTAGTAGGAGGAGCAATGGCAGCTCTCGCTCCCAAAGTTGCTTTTCTTGCTTTTATACCAATACCTATAATCCTATGGGGTTCAATCAATTTTCAAAAATTACTTGCTCCTCGCTATAAAGAGGTACGAGAAAAAGCTGGAGATCTTGCTGCACTGATTAGTAATAACCTTGGCGGGATGTTAACGATTAAGAGTTTCACAACTGAATCCTGGGAATTACAACGCCTAAGCAAAGAAAGTGAGGACTATAAAACTAGCAACAAACAAGCAATAAGGTTATCAGCAGCTTTTATACCGCTCATTCGCTTTGCGATTCTTTTTGCTTTTCTTGCGATTCTAGTAATTGGCGGATTGCAAACCTGGAAAGGAGAAATGGCCATTGGAACATATAGTTTTTTAGTGTTTATAACCCAGCGATTACTTTGGCCTCTGACAACACTAGGAAACACTCTTGACGAATATCAACGATCTATGGCTTCAGCCAACAGAGTTTTAAGCCTCATAGACAGGCCAATAAGAATTTATAGTGGTAAGAGAAGATTAAATCAAGAAAATGTAGATGGGTCTATCGAATTTCAAAATGTTAGCTTTAAATATATCGATAGAGAAATACTATTTGAAAACTTTAATCTTTGCATACCTAAAGGACAGACCTTAGGGGTAGTTGGCTCTACAGGTTGTGGGAAAAGCACACTAGTCAAGTTATTACTAAGACTCTATCCAATAAGTTCAGGCAAGATACTTGTTGATGGAATACCAATAGATACAATTAATTTGACGGACCTTCGCAGGTCAATCGCTTTAGTCAGTCAAGAAGTGTTTCTCTTCCATGGCACTATTGCAGAGAATATTGCCTATGGAAACAATAACGCATCATTAACTGATATCAAAAAAGCTGCTGAGCTCGCAGAGGCCAGTGAATTTATAAACATTCTTCCGAAAAAATACCACACATTAGTTGGAGAGAGGGGTCAACGTCTCTCTGGTGGACAAAGACAGAGAATTGCTCTAGCCAGAGCAATTCTAAAAGACTCTCCAATACTTATTCTAGATGAAGCAACTGCTTCGGTTGACAATGAAACCGAAGCAGCTATTCAACGTTCGATTGCAAAAATAACCGCTAATAGAACAACAATTGTAATTGCACATCGCCTTAGCACCGTTAGACATGCAGACCACATCATAGTGCTTGAAAATGGGAAACTACTTGAGCAAGGTAGTCATGATTTACTCTTAAAAGAAAAGAATGCATATTTTGATCTATGGCGAGTCCAAGCCGGATTGGCAAGTAAAAAATCTAATGACTAA
- the psbP gene encoding photosystem II reaction center PsbP: MIGFFRSTPRLLLVGALVLLLTACSSAAAGLNSFQSPDGRYAFLYPTGWSRVSVNGGPQVVFHDLINSDETLSLVVSKVDSDIELEGLGSPSDVGKRLLSNVVAPDGTGRTVSLLEADERETSGHTFYDLEYVVHLGERDRHELATVVLDRGYLYTLATSTNESRWPKVKGLFKKVITSFTFQI; encoded by the coding sequence ATGATTGGATTTTTTCGGTCCACTCCTCGCTTGCTCTTGGTAGGCGCTCTGGTTCTTCTTTTAACGGCATGTAGCAGTGCAGCTGCAGGTCTGAACTCTTTTCAGAGTCCAGACGGTCGTTATGCATTTTTGTACCCCACTGGTTGGAGCAGAGTCTCAGTTAATGGAGGGCCTCAAGTCGTTTTTCATGACCTGATCAATAGTGATGAAACTTTGAGTTTGGTTGTTTCTAAAGTTGATTCTGATATTGAACTTGAAGGGCTTGGGAGCCCTAGTGATGTGGGAAAAAGGTTGTTAAGCAATGTAGTAGCACCTGATGGCACAGGAAGAACCGTTTCTTTATTAGAGGCTGATGAGCGTGAGACATCAGGGCATACCTTTTATGATCTTGAATATGTAGTTCATCTAGGCGAGAGGGATAGACATGAGCTTGCAACTGTGGTTTTAGATCGTGGCTATTTGTACACCCTTGCAACTAGTACGAATGAATCAAGGTGGCCAAAGGTTAAGGGTCTTTTTAAGAAGGTAATTACCTCTTTTACTTTTCAGATTTAA
- the recR gene encoding recombination mediator RecR translates to MKGFTRPLSRLIDQFEQLPGIGPRTAQRLALYLLRQPEERTKTFADALINARTQVGQCQKCFHLSAESLCEICQNESRNKQIICAVADSRDLLALERTREYKGQYHVLGGLISPMDGVGPEGLEISSLVNRVHQDHIEEVILALTPSVEGDTTSLYLGRLLTPFTKVTRIAYGLPMGSELEYADEVTLSRALEGRQLIK, encoded by the coding sequence CTGAAAGGCTTTACAAGACCACTTTCAAGGCTTATAGACCAATTTGAACAACTCCCTGGTATTGGGCCCAGAACAGCTCAAAGGCTTGCCTTATACCTTCTCAGACAGCCTGAAGAAAGAACAAAAACGTTTGCTGATGCCTTAATAAATGCCAGGACTCAAGTGGGTCAATGCCAAAAATGCTTCCACCTAAGCGCAGAAAGCCTTTGCGAAATCTGCCAAAATGAATCACGAAACAAACAAATTATTTGTGCAGTTGCTGATTCAAGAGATCTATTAGCTCTTGAGCGCACACGAGAATATAAGGGGCAATATCACGTTTTAGGTGGGCTAATTTCCCCTATGGATGGTGTTGGACCAGAAGGCTTAGAGATTTCCAGCTTAGTAAATCGTGTACACCAAGACCATATTGAAGAAGTAATACTAGCCCTCACACCAAGTGTTGAAGGAGACACGACCAGCCTTTATTTAGGAAGATTGTTAACCCCATTTACCAAAGTAACTCGCATAGCATATGGTCTACCTATGGGTAGCGAGCTTGAATATGCAGACGAAGTAACGCTATCAAGAGCCCTAGAAGGTAGACAATTAATTAAATAG
- the lipA gene encoding lipoyl synthase has product MTTKINRTHYKKVLPKEHLPEWIKPKLGRASEIERVQKLVKSSQLHTICEEGRCPNRGECYASGTATFLLGGSICTRSCAFCQVDKGKSPEEINPNEPERVAEAIAQLGLRYVVITSVARDDLYDHGASLFINTIKAIRSLNPLTGIEVLTPDFWGGFKNPTEAKQAQRDRLSAVLSEKPICFNHNLETVKRLQGEVRRGATYQRSLSLLKAARELDPNIPTKSGLMVGLGETYTEIIQTLKDLRSVDCQRITIGQYLRPSLEHIPVANYWHPDDFDKLGEAAKELGFKKVNSGPLVRSSYHAEET; this is encoded by the coding sequence ATGACAACAAAAATTAATCGGACACACTACAAAAAAGTTTTGCCCAAAGAACATTTACCAGAATGGATAAAACCAAAATTAGGCAGAGCTTCGGAAATCGAGAGAGTACAAAAATTAGTAAAAAGTTCTCAGTTGCATACAATTTGCGAAGAAGGTCGATGCCCTAATAGAGGAGAATGTTATGCCTCAGGAACAGCTACATTCTTGTTGGGAGGGTCTATTTGCACTAGAAGCTGTGCCTTCTGCCAAGTAGATAAAGGCAAAAGCCCAGAAGAAATTAATCCGAATGAACCAGAAAGGGTTGCTGAAGCTATTGCACAATTAGGACTTCGTTATGTTGTCATAACGTCAGTGGCAAGAGATGATCTTTATGATCATGGAGCCAGCTTATTTATTAATACCATTAAAGCAATACGCTCTTTAAATCCCTTAACAGGGATAGAAGTTCTAACTCCTGACTTCTGGGGAGGTTTTAAAAATCCAACCGAAGCCAAACAAGCACAAAGAGATAGGTTGTCTGCCGTCCTTTCTGAAAAACCCATATGCTTCAACCACAACCTTGAAACAGTAAAGCGCCTTCAAGGAGAGGTTCGAAGAGGCGCTACTTACCAACGTTCACTAAGCCTTCTAAAGGCCGCAAGAGAACTAGACCCAAATATACCTACAAAATCAGGTTTAATGGTTGGCCTTGGTGAAACATATACTGAGATAATTCAAACGCTTAAAGACTTAAGATCTGTAGATTGTCAAAGGATAACTATTGGACAATATTTAAGGCCCTCGTTAGAACATATACCGGTCGCTAATTACTGGCACCCTGACGATTTCGACAAGCTTGGGGAGGCTGCCAAAGAATTAGGCTTTAAGAAAGTAAACAGTGGTCCACTGGTTAGAAGTAGTTACCATGCAGAAGAAACCTAA
- a CDS encoding rhodanese-related sulfurtransferase translates to MELGEGFSSQDKYKIAAFYCFIPFTEELILSLIDDLRSVADDYNLKGTVLIAFEGFNGTICGSNDGVSAFLGILNTLLSADSLEVKISWSNKQAFRRFRLRRKAEIVTMGVKEVNPLKTVGKYVKPSDWNDFVDDPSTIVIDTRNEYEISIGSFEGAINPHTQRFRDFPAWADSYLAPLIEKVKPARIGMFCTGGIRCEKATSYLNRKGFQDVYHLEGGILRYLEEIPKHQSRWSGECYVFDQRVALDHYLRQGTHSLCHACGLPLNPEDLKKPSYVPGVQCYQCLDKFSDKDRIRFAERQRQMEK, encoded by the coding sequence ATGGAATTAGGTGAGGGTTTTTCTTCGCAGGATAAATATAAAATTGCAGCTTTCTATTGCTTTATTCCTTTTACAGAGGAACTGATTTTATCTTTGATTGATGATTTAAGATCTGTTGCTGATGATTATAATCTCAAGGGCACCGTCCTTATTGCCTTTGAAGGCTTTAATGGAACTATCTGTGGGTCTAATGATGGCGTCTCTGCATTTCTTGGCATTCTCAATACTCTTCTTTCTGCAGACTCATTAGAAGTAAAGATTAGTTGGTCTAATAAACAAGCTTTTCGTCGTTTTAGGCTTCGGCGAAAAGCTGAAATAGTAACAATGGGAGTTAAGGAAGTTAACCCTCTTAAAACAGTAGGCAAATATGTCAAGCCAAGCGATTGGAATGATTTTGTTGATGATCCAAGTACGATTGTTATAGATACAAGAAACGAATATGAAATTTCTATAGGTAGTTTTGAAGGGGCTATCAATCCTCACACGCAACGATTTAGGGACTTTCCTGCTTGGGCTGATAGCTACCTGGCCCCTTTAATTGAAAAAGTTAAGCCTGCTCGTATTGGAATGTTTTGCACAGGTGGGATTCGATGTGAGAAGGCAACGTCATATCTCAATAGAAAGGGTTTCCAGGATGTTTACCACCTAGAAGGTGGAATACTCCGTTATTTAGAAGAAATCCCGAAACATCAAAGTAGATGGAGTGGTGAGTGTTATGTTTTTGATCAGAGAGTTGCTCTTGACCATTATTTGCGTCAAGGAACCCATAGCCTTTGCCATGCCTGTGGCTTGCCACTTAACCCTGAGGATCTAAAGAAACCTAGTTATGTGCCAGGGGTTCAGTGTTATCAATGTCTTGATAAATTTAGTGATAAAGATAGGATTAGATTTGCAGAAAGACAACGTCAGATGGAGAAATAG